A section of the Rhizobium sp. SSA_523 genome encodes:
- a CDS encoding TerC family protein yields the protein MDFLFVDLLGKPLWMWLTFIAVVLFLLALDLGVLHKNSREIGIKESFALSGFYIALGLAFGGWIWFQSGEQAGLEYLTGFVVEKSLAMDNIFVIAMIFSYFSIPRIYQHRVLLWGILGVIVLRGIMIAAGAAIVENYNWVLYIFAAFLIITGIKMLLTADQEYDVASNPVLKFLRRKLPVTDGLRGDHFIVRETDGTTGRLKTFITPLFLALVMVELADVIFAVDSIPAIFAITTDPYIVYTSNIFAILGLRALYFALSALIHRFAYLKYALSVVLIFIGSKIFLADMLGLAKIPPVVSLTVTLGILAAGILGSLWATRNDRPQVEKPEANKLELEKPAE from the coding sequence ATGGACTTTCTCTTTGTCGATCTGCTCGGCAAGCCACTCTGGATGTGGCTGACCTTCATTGCCGTCGTCCTCTTCCTTCTTGCCCTCGACCTCGGCGTTCTCCACAAGAACAGCCGTGAAATAGGAATCAAGGAAAGTTTTGCGCTTTCCGGCTTCTACATTGCATTGGGCCTCGCCTTCGGCGGCTGGATCTGGTTCCAGAGCGGCGAACAGGCCGGGCTTGAATATCTGACCGGCTTCGTGGTCGAAAAAAGCCTCGCGATGGACAATATCTTCGTCATCGCGATGATCTTCTCCTACTTCTCCATTCCGCGCATCTACCAGCACCGGGTGCTTCTCTGGGGTATCCTGGGCGTGATCGTGCTGCGCGGCATCATGATTGCCGCGGGCGCCGCGATCGTTGAAAACTACAACTGGGTTCTGTATATCTTTGCCGCCTTCCTGATCATCACCGGCATCAAGATGCTGCTGACCGCCGACCAGGAATATGATGTCGCCTCCAATCCGGTCCTGAAATTCCTGCGCCGCAAACTGCCGGTAACGGATGGCCTGCGCGGCGATCATTTCATCGTGCGGGAAACGGACGGGACGACCGGCCGGCTGAAGACCTTCATCACGCCGCTCTTCCTCGCGCTGGTCATGGTGGAACTGGCCGACGTCATCTTCGCCGTCGATTCGATCCCCGCCATCTTCGCCATCACCACCGACCCCTATATCGTCTACACCTCCAACATCTTCGCCATCCTCGGGCTGCGTGCGCTGTATTTCGCCCTCTCGGCGCTCATTCACCGCTTCGCCTACCTGAAATATGCGCTGTCGGTCGTCCTCATCTTCATCGGCTCGAAGATCTTCCTTGCCGATATGCTGGGACTGGCCAAGATCCCGCCTGTGGTCTCGCTGACGGTGACGCTCGGCATTCTTGCCGCCGGCATTCTCGGCTCGCTCTGGGCGACCCGCAACGACCGGCCGCAGGTCGAGAAGCCGGAGGCGAACAAGCTGGAACTGGAAAAACCTGCCGAGTGA